Proteins from one Methanobacteriaceae archaeon genomic window:
- the ftsY gene encoding signal recognition particle-docking protein FtsY — MFESLKKKFSRTSEKLEEELIEEGQQENNVKEESGKRFSFFSFGKKKEEKVEEDESNLLPEAEETVEEEVSVEEVEEEIPEETGEAEEAEEEEVKEEKPKTGLLSKLRGSSKDKEEVEEASEDEEVSEEEIIEEAEEDEPEEKPKSGLLSKLRGSSDDESEKDDISADGEAKGGIFSFVREKTIQEKHVEDILFELEMELLQGDVAMEVATEVIESVKENLVGKKIKRSNDITEYTFLALKNAVSDIISIPGKSMTEMIEAKKAQGEPLIVMFVGINGTGKTTTIGKLANYYSKKGYVPVIAAADTFRAGAIEQVTYHADNVGVKIIKHQKGSDPAAVAFDAVEHARAQNKDLVLIDTAGRMQTNTNLMDEMKKIRRVSKPDLVVFVGDALTGNDATEQAKKFNEAIDIDGVILTKADADSKGGASLSIGYVIKKPIMFLGMGQGYDDIKEYDSEWMLNQLFSEDEE; from the coding sequence TTGTTTGAATCATTAAAAAAGAAATTTTCACGTACAAGTGAAAAATTAGAAGAAGAATTAATAGAAGAAGGACAACAGGAAAACAATGTTAAAGAAGAATCTGGTAAAAGATTCTCTTTCTTCTCATTTGGTAAGAAAAAAGAAGAAAAAGTAGAGGAAGATGAATCCAATTTACTTCCTGAGGCAGAAGAAACTGTTGAAGAAGAAGTTTCTGTTGAAGAAGTTGAAGAAGAAATTCCTGAAGAAACTGGGGAAGCTGAAGAAGCTGAAGAGGAAGAAGTTAAGGAAGAAAAACCTAAAACAGGTTTGTTATCTAAGTTAAGGGGTTCTTCTAAAGATAAAGAGGAAGTAGAAGAAGCTAGTGAAGATGAGGAAGTTTCCGAGGAAGAAATCATTGAAGAAGCTGAAGAAGATGAGCCGGAAGAAAAACCTAAATCTGGTTTATTATCTAAATTAAGAGGTTCTTCTGATGATGAATCTGAAAAAGATGATATTTCTGCTGACGGTGAAGCTAAAGGTGGAATATTTTCCTTTGTTCGTGAAAAAACAATTCAGGAAAAACACGTTGAAGACATATTATTTGAACTTGAAATGGAACTTCTCCAGGGCGATGTAGCAATGGAAGTAGCAACTGAAGTTATAGAAAGCGTAAAAGAAAACCTTGTTGGTAAAAAAATCAAAAGAAGTAATGATATTACCGAATACACTTTCCTTGCACTTAAAAACGCAGTTTCAGACATTATCAGCATCCCTGGAAAATCCATGACTGAAATGATTGAAGCTAAAAAAGCTCAAGGAGAACCTTTAATTGTAATGTTTGTAGGTATTAACGGTACTGGTAAAACAACAACTATCGGTAAATTAGCTAATTACTACTCTAAAAAAGGCTATGTTCCTGTAATTGCTGCAGCCGATACATTCAGAGCAGGAGCTATTGAACAGGTAACCTACCACGCAGATAATGTAGGTGTTAAAATCATTAAGCACCAAAAAGGTTCAGACCCTGCAGCAGTTGCATTTGACGCAGTAGAACACGCACGTGCTCAAAATAAAGATTTGGTTTTAATAGATACTGCAGGAAGAATGCAAACCAACACTAACCTTATGGATGAGATGAAGAAAATTAGAAGAGTCTCCAAACCTGATTTGGTTGTATTTGTAGGTGATGCACTTACCGGTAACGATGCAACAGAACAAGCTAAAAAATTCAATGAAGCTATTGACATTGACGGTGTAATCTTAACTAAAGCAGACGCTGATAGTAAAGGTGGAGCATCTCTTTCAATTGGTTATGTAATTAAAAAACCGATCATGTTCCTTGGTATGGGTCAAGGATATGATGATATTAAAGAATACGACTCTGAATGGATGTTAAATCAACTTTTCAGTGAAGATGAAGAATAA
- a CDS encoding DUF4258 domain-containing protein → MNAFDKFMIGETSTIDWCFENRHFNKRLSDNGISREYVVDCLMDEEPIRYERVDNNSYAVIYEAPANKTYDEIRIIMSVKGNSIDLVTIMRNNESVTDRQKRQYQSNKTKNIEKKRLKAISKRKW, encoded by the coding sequence ATGAACGCATTTGATAAATTTATGATTGGTGAAACATCAACTATTGACTGGTGTTTTGAAAACAGACATTTCAACAAAAGACTTTCTGATAACGGGATTTCAAGAGAATATGTTGTTGACTGTTTAATGGACGAAGAACCTATCAGATATGAACGTGTAGACAACAATAGCTATGCTGTAATCTATGAAGCTCCTGCAAATAAAACTTACGACGAAATAAGAATAATAATGTCTGTTAAAGGCAATTCCATTGATCTTGTAACAATAATGAGAAATAATGAAAGTGTTACTGATCGCCAAAAAAGACAATACCAATCAAATAAAACAAAAAATATAGAAAAAAAGAGATTAAAAGCTATTTCAAAAAGAAAATGGTAA
- a CDS encoding sodium-dependent transporter, with product MVEKSQWSSSISFIFAMIGAAVGLGNIWRFSYVLYSNGGGSFFIPYLIAIAIMGVPFLILEYGVGFSFKDSFSNIVRKVKPEFEIIAWILVLLVFVVVIYYMVILGWDLVYLLSSFTFNWGTDTASFFVNSVGGSSNLSSASFLLLPTTVCVLMLWIVLWFISHKNVDEGIGKVSKVLIPALFVIMGIIIVYALTLPGAGIGINTLLHPNWNALTDVNIWIAAFAQIIFSLSMGQAIAVTYASYLPENSKLIDNVLIVVFANSAFEICTAFGVFSILGYMSFTNGLPITELITEGTGLVFIVFPMIFNMMGIVGRILAPMLFLAILFAGITSALGFFEPMLSSTTVKLGWSRKKTATVLSIIGCAFSLLLTTGISSYIVGVIDSFVNEFGILLLIGVQCIIFAWFYGLERFIPILNERSSFSVGKTWNFVIKYLLPCALIVMWVIGIIKLFSTAAPFEIIVDLVIIIAVLVSAVVLTKIKPSEE from the coding sequence ATGGTCGAAAAATCGCAATGGAGCTCATCTATATCATTTATTTTTGCAATGATTGGAGCGGCAGTTGGTCTTGGTAATATCTGGCGTTTCAGTTATGTACTCTATTCTAACGGTGGGGGATCATTTTTCATTCCTTACCTCATTGCAATCGCGATTATGGGTGTTCCATTTTTAATTTTAGAATATGGTGTAGGATTTTCCTTTAAGGATTCCTTTTCGAATATTGTACGAAAGGTTAAGCCAGAGTTTGAGATTATTGCTTGGATTTTGGTTCTATTGGTATTTGTAGTTGTAATTTATTACATGGTAATTCTAGGTTGGGATTTAGTATACCTCCTTAGCAGTTTCACATTCAATTGGGGAACAGATACTGCGTCCTTTTTCGTTAACTCTGTTGGTGGAAGCTCTAACTTATCCAGTGCTAGCTTCTTGTTATTACCTACAACAGTCTGTGTGTTAATGTTATGGATTGTATTATGGTTTATTTCCCACAAAAACGTTGATGAAGGAATTGGTAAAGTATCCAAAGTTCTTATCCCTGCATTATTCGTAATCATGGGTATTATCATTGTTTACGCTTTAACTCTTCCTGGAGCAGGTATTGGAATTAATACATTACTCCATCCCAACTGGAATGCACTTACAGATGTAAATATATGGATTGCAGCATTTGCACAGATTATCTTCTCATTAAGTATGGGTCAGGCTATTGCTGTTACATATGCAAGTTACTTACCTGAAAACTCCAAATTAATCGATAATGTATTAATTGTTGTTTTTGCAAACTCTGCATTCGAAATCTGTACTGCATTTGGAGTATTTTCAATCTTAGGTTACATGTCATTTACAAACGGGTTACCAATTACTGAATTAATTACTGAAGGTACTGGTTTAGTATTTATTGTGTTCCCGATGATCTTTAACATGATGGGAATTGTTGGCCGCATATTAGCTCCAATGTTGTTCCTTGCGATTTTATTTGCAGGTATTACTTCTGCATTAGGATTCTTCGAGCCGATGTTAAGTTCAACAACTGTAAAATTAGGTTGGTCACGTAAAAAAACCGCTACAGTATTGTCAATTATCGGTTGTGCATTTTCACTCTTGCTTACAACCGGAATAAGCAGTTATATTGTAGGAGTTATCGATTCCTTTGTAAATGAATTCGGTATCTTACTATTAATCGGTGTGCAATGTATTATATTTGCATGGTTCTATGGTTTGGAACGCTTTATACCAATTTTAAACGAACGTTCTTCATTTAGTGTTGGTAAAACCTGGAATTTCGTAATTAAATACTTGCTTCCATGTGCTTTAATTGTAATGTGGGTAATCGGTATTATAAAATTGTTCTCAACTGCAGCACCGTTCGAGATAATTGTTGATTTAGTAATCATTATTGCGGTTTTAGTATCTGCTGTTGTGCTTACAAAAATTAAACCAAGTGAGGAATAA
- a CDS encoding MarR family transcriptional regulator — translation MSDKEKVIEAFRNSEEPLNAKKVSEISGVEKKEVDKIMKELKKDETIVSPKRCYWTLNE, via the coding sequence ATGAGTGACAAAGAAAAAGTAATTGAAGCATTTAGAAACTCCGAAGAACCACTTAACGCAAAAAAAGTAAGTGAAATTTCCGGTGTTGAGAAAAAAGAAGTAGATAAAATCATGAAAGAACTCAAAAAAGACGAAACCATCGTCTCACCAAAAAGATGTTATTGGACTCTTAACGAGTAG